The nucleotide window atcatagctcacagcaaccttaaacttctgggcttgagtgattatcttgcctcagcctcccaagtttgggaggctgggactacaggcacctgccacaatgctcagttatttttagagatgaggtctcactctggctcaggctggtctcgaatctgtaagctcaggcaatccacccaccttggcctcccaggtgctgggattacaggcatgagcctccagttaattttagagaccaggtcttgctctggttcaggctggtctccaactcctgagctcaggtaatgcACCTGTccaggcctcccaaagtattaggattacaggcatgagccactgtgcctggcccaaagcttcatttctttaagcaattacaaattaaagaatttttaaccCGCCTATAACCCATAATGTCCCAATTCAAGATGTCCTGCCTTTACtgaccaaaccaatgtatgccttccataTATCAATTTTATGACTTTACTTGTACTGCCTGTCactctaaaatgtataaaaccaaactataacccaACCATGGTGAGACTCCTTGCTCACGGCTTTTTAGGCATGGCTCTCTGGGCTGTTGTTCCACATATTTAGTtctgaataaacctctttaaattattttacagagtttgagcTCTTTCCCCTTGGCAACTTTTAttgtgtatttaatatttattgatttctaattttctttttttttgagacagagtctcacgatgttgccctcagtagagtgctgagggattctcttgccttagcctcccaagtagctgggattacaagtgcccgccacaaagcccagctatttttttttttttttgcagttgtcattgtttagcaggctcaggcgggtttgaatccaccagccccagtgtatgtgtcccatgccctaagcactgagctacgggtgccaagcctgatttttagttttataaaagtaCTTATGAGACCTTTCATAACTCACTACAAATCCTAGGCCTCATATGCCCTCCAAACCTATCAGGGCAACAGTAGGTTCCACTGAATCAGTCTCTCTGGAGAATTCAGCTCTCTCTACAATGCAATTGTGTTCCAAATGAATTCCTTACATTTAAAGAGGGCTTAGTATTCTAGAAGCAGCTTTATCTACACTTGGACGTTTTCCTTCTCTGCCAGTAAGGAAAACAATCTACTCCAGGTATTCAAGCACTGAGAATTTAACATAAGGAATCAATCACACAGGTAACAGAAGAGCTGAGAAACAGTGGTGAGGAGACtgggtagtctcagctacttgggaggctaaggcaagagaattgcttaagcccaagagtttgaggttgctatgagctgtgaggtcatggcactctactgagggcaacatagtgagactgtctcaaaaaaaaaaaaaaagaggaagacacCAATGACCCTATGGCTGGAGGAACAATGTGAGAGGCGATGTGGCTGAAGGGGCAGGGGAAGAGTGCAGAGGTGGGGCTCTCCTAAAGGACCAGCAGCCACGGAAGAGACAAGAGATGCTGGCGATACTTCCCCACACTAAGGGGAAGTGGAGAACTTCATGACATCGGCCCTTCTCTTGCCCTGCAATCTTCAGCCAGACATGAAACCAGAGGACACAGAAGGCGGGGAGATGTACTTCCCAAGGATAAGGCGCAGAGCAGGAGGAGGGCAAAGAAGACATAACTGGCATGCCTTCCCTTCCCAACCCACCTGGCTTCTGTCTCCCCACTTCTGTCCCTCTCGCATTCCTCAAGTCTGCGTCAGAGTGCTTTACTTGTAGGGGGACTTGGGGAATGGAGGCCAGTTAAAGATATAGATACCCCACAAATTAAGCCTAGAGGCACCATGATTTACATGTCTGGGGCGGGGAGACATCACTCTGTGAGAAGAACCTCataattttcctttgtttttaattttcaatcttcatgaatattttgccattttttaccTCTTAGAGAAAAGAAAGCTATGACTTGGTCATGGATCTAGCTATATATAGGTGCCCTCCCAAGTCAGCAATGACAATTCCACCATGTTTCCCACAGTGACTCAACTAGGGCTCACCACAGCCTTGCTGGGAAGTTGGGGTTGTGAGCTCCCCTTCCACAAACACTACCTAATACTAGAGCCTTACAGAGATGTAGGCACTCCCCACAATACCACCATTAATTCTCGGTCTTGGGATCAAAGTTTTTCTtgcttcttaaaataataataaaaggcttTGTGGCAGCAAATTGTTCTTAGCATACATTCTCTTTTTGTCCTTTAATAATAGAACACCCAAGTTTCAGTTGGGCACTAGGATGTCCCAATAAAAATCTCATTTCCCAGTCTCCCTTGCAGCTAGCTCAGGCCACATGACTAAATTTTACCCAATGGAATGTAAGTGAAAATAATTCCTGCTGCTTCTTGTCATGCCCTTAAAAGGATGGGTGGTATTTGCTGTCCTTCATCTCCCTTTCTGCTACATGGAATGGGAACCCAGCAAATACTGTGATGAGCCATCTTCGACCACATGGCGGAAGCAAACATTCAAGGGTAGTTTCCAACTAGCGTGTCTGAAGACAACATCCCTTCAGCCTTCAGGACACCTTCTTTGCGGCCCCAAAGCCCTGAACTTTTGCCCTAAGATGCTATACAGAAACTGTGTCTCTATGTGTACCgtggtgttaaaaaaaaaaaaaagagagagagttgggGGGTGCAGAGCAGCAGGTGGCTGAGGGGCGATATGGAGGGAGGTAGCAGCACAGGCAGCCTCCCTGGGCAGCACCTTCTCCAGACTACCTGTGAGAAACTGACCTTGCTTATGCCGTCATTGTTTCTGTCCCTACAAACTTATATCCTAAAGAACACAGAAGGTTTGGCTTTAGAAATGACCTTAATGTCTACCCATTGAGAAATAGTTAAGTAAAGTATGGGCCATATGTATAAAGAAATTGGGATTAGGCAGTtattaatgtttttgaaaatactttggTGCTATGGTAGAAATGATCAGGATATGATACAGGTGTATGGATGGATGTTctttataaggaaataaaagagaaatcattAACTCATAGTTTTTCTATAAGGACTAAAATCAATCTCACTTTCTACTTGCTCTGCCTAGCAGACTtaacctgtttccccgaaaataagacatcctccgaaaataagacctacttacaggaaagataagacgtcccctgaaaataagacctagcacatctttgggagcacaccttaaaataagacactgtcttatttttgggaaaacagggtactagCAGGCTCCctgtggatttctgttttcacaaacctTTGAGGAGTCCAGcagatgaaaaagaaatgtaaattttctttataattactaGACTATCTAGGAGGCCAGGGtgagagtatcacttgagctcaaacattaaagaccagcctgagcaaaagcaagacactgtctctacttaaaaaatagaaaaactgggccaactaggtggctcacacctgtaatcctagcattctgggaggcctacgTGGATGGATCTCCTGAGCTAAAGAGTTCCagacagcctaagcaagagtgagatcccatctcccaaaatagccaggtgttatgcaGCCTAtacacccagctacttgggaggctgaggcaagaggatctcttgaacccaaaagtttgaggttgtggtgagctacgacgccatggtactctaccgagggtaacaaaaagaaactctgtctcaaaatttaaaaaaagaaaagaaaaattaggccaagtgcagtggctcatgcctgtaatcctaacactctgggaggctgagggtggatcacttgagctcaagtgttcaagACCGTCCTGAGGCTcagtgcccttagcacagtggttacagcgccagccacattcactgaggctggcgggttcgaacctgacccaggccagctaaacaacaatgacaaccgcaacaaaaaataggcattctggtgggcacctgtagtcccagctacttgggaggctgaggcaagagaatcgcttaagcccaacagcttgaggttgctgtgagctgtgacactacagcactccatcgagggtgacatagtgagactctatctcaacaacaacaacaacaacaaaaaaaataccatcctgagcaagagtgagacccccatctcatctaaaaatagaaaacaaacgaacaaagaaaaaaaaagccacaagtAGCCCGGCATTGTGTcaggttcctgtagtctcagctactcaggaggctaaggcaagaagtttgcttgagcccaagaggtgtttgaggttgctgtgagctatgatgccgtggcactctacccaggtcgacagaatgagattctatctaaaaaaaaaaaaaaattagccaggtgactTGTcaagaacctgtagtcccagctgatcgggaagctgaggcaggaggatcatttgagcccaagagtttgaggttgctatgagctaggctgatgccatgggactctgggactctagtctgggcaacagaatgagactgtctcaaaaaaataaataaataaaataaagtaaaaaaaaaaaaattgcttgacCTTTTGACTAAATCtgccttttagaatttgttcctaTAGCCTCAAGGGTTCTTGAGTCATCCCTGAAACAACAGAGTATGAGTTAAGCATCAGGCCTCGGACACTGGCAAAAATGATATTTCACGGTAACATCAACAACAGAATCCGAAACATCTGTGATGTCTGTCCCCAACAGCAAAGACAGCTGCTTGTCATCCTGCAGTAGGAAAACTGGATGGACCAGTTTCCCAACACCCTGTGAATCTGGCTGCAATTACCTTTTCTCTTTGCCTCCCCCCACCAAACTCACCTAGCCACTTGACCTCAGGCAGGCagtcttcctttctgtctttggGATGACATGCCGTCTgtcctcctttctgtctctttccctctctcctcttaagaagataaaataaactttatacttttatatcctaatcttggtCTAAAGAAATTCTTGGATCCTCCTGCATGGTGCACCTACTGAGCTTTCCACCATAACAACAGAACAAGTGAGTTCTAATTTCTGTGTGAGGAAAAGGATCTCTGAGCTACACTGAGAGGTGGTAAGTGGGTCCAAAGCAAGACAGCCTAAAATAAGGTGAGGTGCAGTCTCAGGGTATCAGTGTGTGGTAGAGTCTAATGGAGGGACCCGCCCAAATAGAATCAACCCATCCAAATCAGATGTCCCACCTAGGGAAGATTAGGCCAACCCCCACCCTTCCAACagatgtcccacccaggaaagggaatgtacCAACCCCCACCCTTCTGACCCTTAAAACGCCCCATCCACCATTACTCACGTGCTGATTTCCTTCTCGAACTCAGCTCGCCCTCACCGGGGTGGAAATAAAAGCTGATGTTGCCCCCACAGAACATAGATTCCGTTTTCCTTTCATTTGAGTTTCGGGATGATTTTTATTTCGGTCTTTGACCTCGCAGTGTGACCAGCAGAGTGGGTTCAGACATGAGAGCTTGGAGGCCAGGCCTCTTCAGCAGGATGTGACCAGGAAAGGAGGTGGAGGTGCAAGTCTCGAAAGTGTCGGTGCCCTCTAGACCGTGGGAACACCAGGTAAAACATGCACCCATCCCCTCAGAGTTTTCCCATCCTGCACATAACCCAGGCTAGGGCAATCGGCAAATTCCCTATGATTAGTTCAGGCAGACTAAGCTAATCCAATCAAAATCAATCTTGGGATATTTGCTGAGAATTCTGGAACAGAGatgttttctctctctggaaGGCATGGTATGGAGGTAGGAGGCTGTGTGGCTAAGAGCAAGACTTCCTGGCTTTAAGTTCCAGCTTCACTCCTTACTCTGGAAGCCTCAACACTCTacctataaaatagggataaattTAATATCTGCTGCAACCTGTTTTGACAATGAGTTAAGACAGTTAAGGAAGTACAGTGTCTGGACCACAGGAAGTGGGCAATAAATCTCAGCTGTTATTAGATGACACTTGGAACTTTTATGGTAACTGAGAAGGACCTGAACCAGCCCAGCCTCTGGACGTCCATTTCTGGCCACCAATATATCTCCTCATCATATCCAGGGGATTGACATTTCATATACTTAAAGCAGAAAGAGTCCCACTGATACTCCAACagtgtgacctggggcaagtcaCATAGCTCCTCTGAGCCCCAGTTCTTCATCCACACCCACAGGCACAGTTTTGCACTGATACTTCTCCATACATTCTCTCTCTCCTAATGATCTCCACCCTACTGCTCCCACAAATCATTCAGATAGCCCCTCTCAGTCcttcaccacacccagcctctccaGGCCTGGTCAACCCTGCCCCTCCCCCGAAGTCCTCCAACCTGCGAGTTGGCCTTTTCCTGGACCAACCCCCTTCTCCCCCAACACCCCCTGCCCTGAGCTCCCCCAGGGCCAAACTCCAGGAGCAGCTCTTTCCCATCTCCAGGCTCCCCCTTCTGCCTGCCCCCAGACTGGAACAATCCTCATGACAGCCCAGCTCCCAGAAAGTGCAGACAGCGGCCAGAACCAAGAAGTGATTTTAATGTCTCAGGAGCTGGATTTGGAGGAAGGATTTGGCATCAAGGGCTTCTGGACCCAAGGGAGGGAGAGGCAGTAGTGACCAGCCTGGTCCTGTGTCCTCCTCTAAATCATATAGCACCGACGGGGACACATCGGGTCTCTGGATACACAATTCAAGCCTATTAGGCACGGGCAGATGATGTTGGTGGCTCCCTTAGTCTGTGGCAAGTGGGGATGAGAGTCATGAGTCACCAGTATGCAGGAAGGAAGAGGGCTGGAACTTGTTGACCAGGAGCAAAAGTGCCAGTGCTGGAGAGGACAGACACAGGGTCTGTGGCTCTGTGGCTTTATACTGTATGGCCTTAGGCAAGTTAATGAGCCTCTCCCACTCGCTGCGTTTCTTGTCTCTCAAAGGGGGACAGTATGAGAGACATACCTGCCTGGGTCACcgtgaggactaaatgagataaAGTACATCAAGTGCCAATAATGAAAAGCCCCTCTAGCCACTTCAGCCGTAGGGTTGGGCCATGGTAGGGGCCCTACTGAGTCTTTAGGGCTTCGACAGCTCCCCAGACAGGAACGTGGAGGCTGTGCCCATCCTCCTTAGAAAGGTTTGGGCCCAGGGCAGATGAGCAGGAATAAGAGGTACCGAGCCTTCTGCTCCCTGCATTTCTAGCAGTAATACGTAGAAAACAGCAATGCTTGACTGAGCACCTTCTTTGCCAAGACCTGTACTCTTTCCAATGACCTAGTGGGGTAGGCAGTTTGCCTTACTTTGTAGATGAGGCAGAGAACCCAGGTGACCTGTCTGAGGTCAAAAAGACAGGGAGTAGAATTTtaacctcccccaccccttccctacTTGTCACAAGGAGCTGCCCCACCTGAACCTCACCTGGGGCAAACATGTCATAGTCATTCCGGCCCTGGGAGCACAGAAGGCTCCACCGGAGTCCAAGTTCATGAGGCAGCAGCTACTGTAGCACTCGGAGTGGTGGAAG belongs to Nycticebus coucang isolate mNycCou1 chromosome 9, mNycCou1.pri, whole genome shotgun sequence and includes:
- the CLPSL2 gene encoding colipase-like protein 2, with product MATAFMLLVGVLLPCWGMFLKDKKIIGGKCFHHSECYSSCCLMNLDSGGAFCAPRAGMTMTCLPQTKGATNIICPCLIGLNCVSRDPMCPRRCYMI